In one window of Pseudomonas sp. IAC-BECa141 DNA:
- a CDS encoding lipopolysaccharide kinase InaA family protein, with product MTDFLATEDRALLERHGLGTFDALWSKQLEAVDEPNTDGGGWSSVFRLELEGHAYYLKRQCNYLTRTLHAPFGEPTFAREFRNISRYNKLGIPALQAAFFGERKVNGEVRAILLTRALDGWDDLDSLLKRWSDLDAAQQSAILKSCGLLARHLHGMRQVHGCFYPKHIFLRAEGDGYQAQLIDLEKTRPLWFGMRDRVKDLEPLQRRAPEWSEAQLRELLAAYLDQSTDSSLVDSWIMRLTARRSHKETR from the coding sequence ATGACTGATTTTCTGGCCACTGAAGACCGTGCGCTGCTGGAGCGCCACGGTCTCGGCACGTTCGATGCGCTGTGGTCCAAGCAGCTCGAGGCCGTGGATGAGCCCAACACCGACGGTGGCGGCTGGAGCAGCGTGTTCCGTCTGGAGCTGGAAGGGCATGCCTATTACCTCAAGCGCCAGTGCAATTACCTGACCCGCACGTTGCACGCGCCGTTCGGCGAGCCGACGTTCGCCCGGGAATTTCGCAACATCAGTCGTTACAACAAACTTGGTATTCCGGCGTTGCAGGCGGCGTTCTTCGGTGAGCGCAAGGTCAATGGCGAGGTCCGTGCGATCCTGCTGACCCGCGCGCTGGATGGCTGGGACGATCTCGACTCGTTGTTGAAGCGCTGGTCGGACCTCGATGCCGCGCAGCAATCGGCGATTCTCAAGTCTTGTGGCCTGTTGGCGCGTCATCTTCATGGTATGCGTCAGGTGCACGGCTGCTTCTATCCCAAGCACATATTCTTGCGCGCCGAAGGCGATGGCTATCAGGCGCAGTTGATCGACCTGGAAAAGACCCGGCCCCTGTGGTTCGGTATGCGTGACCGGGTCAAGGATCTGGAGCCGCTGCAGCGTCGTGCGCCAGAGTGGAGCGAAGCGCAATTGCGTGAGCTGCTGGCGGCGTATCTCGATCAATCGACAGACAGCTCGCTGGTCGACAGCTGGATCATGCGACTGACCGCGCGGCGCAGTCACAAGGAGACCCGTTGA